The Spirulina subsalsa PCC 9445 region GCCCCAACACGTCCAAAATCGGCTCTAAGAGAGGAATGGGCAAGGTTTGCACCTCATCCAAAACAATCACACTGTTCACCAGATTATGCAGTTTCCGACAGGGCATGGGGCGATGAGCAAACAGACTATTAAACAACTGAACCGTTGTCGTGACAATTAAAGGGGCATCCCAATTTTGCGCCACCAGACGAGCTTGAGCATAGCCCCAACGGGCATCGTCATCCCGCCAAGTCTCCTTTAATCCTTCCGGGGAAATCGCGCTGTGATGCTCTAAAACCGCCATTTCTCCCAAGGGGGCGAAAATCTTCCGATAGACTTGGACTGTCTGTTCAATAATGCTGGTGTAGGGTACCGCAAAAATCACCCGACGCTGACCCTGACCGCAAGCATGATTTAAGGCAAAGGCCAAACCACTACGGGTTTTTCCCCCTCCCGTCGGCACACAGAGCCGAAAAACTCCCGGTTTTTGTGAGGCCTGAGCGCAACAATACTCATAAACCTCCCGCCGGACTTGATTCACTGGAGTATCTGGCACTTTTTCCAGCAAGGCCGCCTGTTCACGGGCTAACTGGGCTTGGAGTTGGGGCAGGGTGAGGGGAATTTCCCGTTGTGCCGTCTGTTCTGGGTTAAAATGTCCTTCGGTGTCCAGATGATCCCCATCAATCAAGCAGGAAAAGAGCAAGCGCAGGAACAATTCAGCCCGCAAGGGATCCCGTTGATGGGCGGCCATCTCTTGAGCGAGAGTCGGAGGGGCGGTTAGGTCAATCCCTGCCGCTTCTGCCCGTTTTAACACCTCTTGATAATCCGTCGCGGTGCGCTCAGGATTGCACCCTTGGAGTTTAACGTTAAGTGAAGACAAAGCCGGTAGGCCGCCATGATGCCCATAAATCAGGGGGGCGAGGGGTGCAAACTGTTGGGCGGCTAACTTTGCCCCATGAATTGCATGGGGAACTGACTTGGGTTTATCTCCCCGATGGCATCCTTGCAAATAGGCTTGAAAGTCGGGGTTATATTTGCCTAAATCATGCCACAATCCTAAATAATGCCCGACCGTGGGAGCGCCCAAAAGGGTGGCAAAGTCTGCCGTGCGTTTGGCCACTTTAACCAGATGGGCTTTTAAATCGTGCCACTGTTGGGGACGGTTGGGGGAGGGGGTATGGGCGACGGGATGGGATGGGGTGGTCATTAAGGGTTGCCCTGTTTCAAATACCAACGACAGGCCAGAGAACCCCCAATCAAAGCCCCCAGAAAGATCACCGGATTGGGAATCCCCAACACTAGCGCCACAATACCGGGGCCGGGACAATACCCGGCAATGCCCCAACCTATGCCAAAAATCGCTGCCCCAACCAGCAAGCGCCCGTCAATATCGCGCCGCGTGGGGAGTTCAAAGCGTTCTGTTAATAGGGGATGAGGACGAGGCAAAATAAAGCGAAAGGTAATGAGGGTTACGCCCACTGCACCGCCCAAAACAAAGACTAGGGTAGGGTCCCAGTCCCCCAAAAAGTCTAAAAAGCCTAAAACGCGATCGCGGTCAACCATTTGGGATAACCCCAGCCCAAAACCAAACAAAATCCCCGATAGAACAACAATGACATTCTGTAGATTCTCTTTCATAATCCCAATCCATGACGCATAATCCCAACCGTTGCGATCGCCGTCGCCATAAATACTAACACCGCCACCAGCGATCGCACCGACAACCGCCCCAAACCACAAACCCCATGCCCACTCGTGCAACCATTGCCCAAACGAGTCCCAAACCCCACCAAAAAGCCCCCCACCATCATCAGCCAGGGCGCAAACTCCCCCCGAGGAGTCCCTTCAATCGCCCAACCATACTCATACAACGCCCCCCCCACCACCATCCCCAACAAAAACAACCACCGCCACCGCTCCCGTGCCGCCCCCGTCAGCACCCCATTCACCATCCCACTAATCCCCGCAATCCGCCCATTAAACCCCAACAACAGCGTCGCACTCAACCCAATCAAACCCCCCCCCACCAAAGCCGACACCCAAGGCACATCCGTCAGCATCAAACCTTAAACTCCTTCAACTCACATTCAACCCCACCCATTTTAACAAGATTGCCGAGAATTCCCTATCCCCTTGTGGGTCGAGTAGTTCACCAGATGACCTATGTTCACAAAATCATCACAAGAAACCTATAAACCCCCGGCCAGTTAATTTTGTCTCCACTGACCTGGGGGTTTTCTCCTAGTCCATTCAAGCCACCAAAAGCCCTTCCTGCAAACGCCCCAACCACAGCCTTTTCTCTAAGCCAATAATCGTTAACGGATAGCTAAACAAATACCCCTGAGCCACCCCATACCCCTGTTTTTGACAAAATTGGAGCTGCTCTTCCGTCTCCACCCCCTCCAGAATCACCTCCAAATTGAGACGACGGCTTAAATCCAAAATCGACAGCAACACCTCATAATTCTTCGCATCCATCGTCAAACTTTGAATAAAACAACGATCCACCTTCACCCCATTAAACGGGAAATGTAACAACCAAAACAAATTAGAATAACCCCGCCCAAAATCATCCAAATAAATCTTAACCCCCAACTCCTGCACCTCCCGCATCACCTGAACCGCCTGTTGCACATCATGAATTATCACCCCTTCCGTCAACTCCAACACCAAAAAACACGGATCAATGCCCGTCTCCTCCAACACCTCAGCAATCATCCGAGGCAAATACTTATGATTAAAATGACTTGCCGAAAGATTAACCGCCACACTCAGCCCAAATCCTAGCCGATGTAACTCCTGAATATCCTGACAAGCCTTTTTCAGCACCAACGTATCAATCTCAGCAATGATCCCAGTTGTTTCCGCAAACGGCAGAAAAAACAAGGGAGCCAGTAACCCTAAATCCGGATGTTGCCAACGAACTAACGCTTCTACCCCTACAATCTTTTGTTGCAAAATATTAACTTGTGGCTGATAATAAGGAACAAACTCCCCCCGTAAAATTGCTTGCTCAATGCGTTGTAGGGAAAACATAAAACTATCCTCTTAACGAATCATAACAGCTAACTTTATTTTGTTATAACAAACAAAAATCGTTCCTTTCCCTAAGCAAAAGTTCAGATTTAATTTACACTTAACCTAATCCGTAATTAATGCTAGAGAATTTACCCAATCCTGAACTTCTCAGACCACTTTCTTAAAGACCCGATAACCCTCAAGAATTGACACTGGATATCACATCTAAAGGACAGGAAGGAAATACCTTGGGAATTTCCACCACAAACTCCGTACCATGACCCGGTTTAGACCGACAGAACAAAGCCCCTTGATGTTTTTCTACCACAATAGAATAAGCAATCGAAAGCCCCAAACCCGTTCCCTTACCCGGTGGTTTTGTCGTAAAAAACGGGTTAAATAAATGCTGTTGAGTCTGTTCATCAATACCGCCCCCATTATCAATAATCCGAATCTGTACCCGATCCATTAAATCCTCGGTAAAGATCCAGATTGTCGGTCGAACAATCTCCGGATCTAACACCGCGAAACTTTCCCCCACCCCAGACTCATCCAAGGCATCAATTGCATTCGCGATCAAATTCATGAACACTTGATTTAACAACCCGGCATAACATTCAATATGGGGTAGATTGCTATAATTCTTAATGACCTGAATTGTCCCTTGATTGTAGTTCGATTTTAGGCGATGGTTTAAAATCAACAGAGTCCCATCCAACCCCTCATGAATATCAACCCGTTTCTTCTCCGACTGATCCAAACGGGAAAAATTCCGCAACGACTTGACAATCTCCGTAATTCGTTCTGTCCCCATTTGCATACTCGACAATAGTTTTGGTAAATCCTCCCGCAAAAAATTAAACTCAATCTCTGCACAATAACTTTGCACATCTGGATCTTGATCCAACCCCTTCGCTTTATACAGATCCATTAACTGAAACAGATGCTCAATATACTCCATCGCATAGGATAAATTGCCATGAATAAAACACACCGGATTATTAATTTCATGGGCAATCCCCGCCACCATCCCCCCCAAAGCCGACATTTTTTCCACCTGAATCAACTGCGCCTGAGTCTTCTGTAACTCCGCTAAGGCATTTTGTAATTGACTCGCCTTTTCCCGTTCTCTAGCCTGAGATAACCTCAACTCAGCCTCAATTTGTTTGCGATCCGAAATATCCCGAATAATAACAATCACCTCTTGAGTCCCACAGGGAACATAACGCGCCTCATAATATCGCCAAACCTCCTGATCCGGCAATACATACTCACTATGTTGCACTTGCTGAGTTTCTAATGCTTGGGTGATAAAATAGCGAGTTAATGCCGCCAAATCTACAGACCAAATTTCCTCAACTGTTTGACCCACTAAATCCCCATTAGAAGATGCTGCAACGTTTTGTTCTGAAGGGAAATATTCTAAACAAACACCCTCTCTATTAAAGTGGATTAAGGAGTCGGGCATTGCCAACAAGAGTTTCTGATATTTTGTCTCTTGCTCTTCTAACAACTTTTTCGCCGCGAGAATTTCACGAATATTCACTTTCTTGGTGGAGAAATTAGATTTGTGAGCGTTGTTCTGATGAGAAGTGGGAACGCCAGAATTAGACTCTTGAATAGACTTTCGCTCTTTCAAGCTATCTTTCAATGACGTATCATGTTGTGGCGAATGGGAGAATGGGGCGTTTTGCCAAAGTGGTTGGGGGCTAAACATAAAATTTCTCCGTGAGTACGTCCATGTCTATCCCCAATGTACATAAATAAATTGTGTAGAGACATCGGGAAAACTAGGGAACTTTTACCCGTGGAAATACTGAAATTAACTATCCGTGTATTTACGGATAGTTAATCTCGGGTCAAAAACCTGTTAAAGACCAAATCTTGAATTTATTCTTAAATCCCGTCAATTTACAACACAAATATTGTTTTAGGAAACTGCCTTAAGGCAGAAATACGGATTAAGTAGTGTGATCAATATCACAAAAAATCAATGATTTGAACAGTAGCCCTTAGAAAATATAGCACAATACTGGAATTTAGTAGCAAAGGATACCATTTCCTATCAGA contains the following coding sequences:
- a CDS encoding CRISPR-associated helicase/endonuclease Cas3, whose protein sequence is MTTPSHPVAHTPSPNRPQQWHDLKAHLVKVAKRTADFATLLGAPTVGHYLGLWHDLGKYNPDFQAYLQGCHRGDKPKSVPHAIHGAKLAAQQFAPLAPLIYGHHGGLPALSSLNVKLQGCNPERTATDYQEVLKRAEAAGIDLTAPPTLAQEMAAHQRDPLRAELFLRLLFSCLIDGDHLDTEGHFNPEQTAQREIPLTLPQLQAQLAREQAALLEKVPDTPVNQVRREVYEYCCAQASQKPGVFRLCVPTGGGKTRSGLAFALNHACGQGQRRVIFAVPYTSIIEQTVQVYRKIFAPLGEMAVLEHHSAISPEGLKETWRDDDARWGYAQARLVAQNWDAPLIVTTTVQLFNSLFAHRPMPCRKLHNLVNSVIVLDEVQTLPIPLLEPILDVLGQLVKYYGVTLVLCTATQPAFEGTNPYLRGFDQITDIVPPAEAQRHFQRLKRVSYIRPSGAWSWSDLMADLQARSAEQALIIVNTRKDALGVLAALQGAEFPREGVFHLSTLLCGTHRRRVLEAVKGRLKERLPCWVVSTQVVEAGVDLDFPVVYRAIAPLDRIVQAAGRCNREGKRAQGQVILFEPQEGGSPRGLYQTAYAVAKNYLSPGEMDALHTPDLFLRYFQELYQQVDFSRGQEIQGERKKLNYPEVAKFSLIEDETIPVVVNYGESGQILAQIRSQGRVGRETRRRLQAYLVNLFPWQFNQNPENRQEVVPGLWEWTGGYDELVGIQWQGEPIQRDPFDLII
- a CDS encoding DUF6691 family protein, which codes for MKENLQNVIVVLSGILFGFGLGLSQMVDRDRVLGFLDFLGDWDPTLVFVLGGAVGVTLITFRFILPRPHPLLTERFELPTRRDIDGRLLVGAAIFGIGWGIAGYCPGPGIVALVLGIPNPVIFLGALIGGSLACRWYLKQGNP
- a CDS encoding YeeE/YedE family protein; the protein is MLTDVPWVSALVGGGLIGLSATLLLGFNGRIAGISGMVNGVLTGAARERWRWLFLLGMVVGGALYEYGWAIEGTPRGEFAPWLMMVGGFLVGFGTRLGNGCTSGHGVCGLGRLSVRSLVAVLVFMATAIATVGIMRHGLGL
- a CDS encoding EAL domain-containing protein, with product MFSLQRIEQAILRGEFVPYYQPQVNILQQKIVGVEALVRWQHPDLGLLAPLFFLPFAETTGIIAEIDTLVLKKACQDIQELHRLGFGLSVAVNLSASHFNHKYLPRMIAEVLEETGIDPCFLVLELTEGVIIHDVQQAVQVMREVQELGVKIYLDDFGRGYSNLFWLLHFPFNGVKVDRCFIQSLTMDAKNYEVLLSILDLSRRLNLEVILEGVETEEQLQFCQKQGYGVAQGYLFSYPLTIIGLEKRLWLGRLQEGLLVA
- a CDS encoding sensor histidine kinase, translating into MNIREILAAKKLLEEQETKYQKLLLAMPDSLIHFNREGVCLEYFPSEQNVAASSNGDLVGQTVEEIWSVDLAALTRYFITQALETQQVQHSEYVLPDQEVWRYYEARYVPCGTQEVIVIIRDISDRKQIEAELRLSQAREREKASQLQNALAELQKTQAQLIQVEKMSALGGMVAGIAHEINNPVCFIHGNLSYAMEYIEHLFQLMDLYKAKGLDQDPDVQSYCAEIEFNFLREDLPKLLSSMQMGTERITEIVKSLRNFSRLDQSEKKRVDIHEGLDGTLLILNHRLKSNYNQGTIQVIKNYSNLPHIECYAGLLNQVFMNLIANAIDALDESGVGESFAVLDPEIVRPTIWIFTEDLMDRVQIRIIDNGGGIDEQTQQHLFNPFFTTKPPGKGTGLGLSIAYSIVVEKHQGALFCRSKPGHGTEFVVEIPKVFPSCPLDVISSVNS